From Anastrepha obliqua isolate idAnaObli1 chromosome 3, idAnaObli1_1.0, whole genome shotgun sequence:
AAATTGGCCCCAATTACTTCCCTCTTTGTGCGACATGTTGGACTCGCAAGACTATAATGTATGTGAAGGTTCGTTCAGTGCTTTACAAAAGATATGCGAGGATTCAGCAGAGATACTTGACTCGGGTGTACTCAATCGGCCTCTAAACGTGATGATTCCGAAATTCCTTCAATATTTCAGCCACAATAGCCCGAAAATACGTTCCCATGCCATAGCTTGTATCAACCAATTCATTGTGAACCGATCACAGGCTCTGATGCTACACATCGACGCATTCATTGAAAGTTTATTTAACCTATCGTCTGATGAAGATCATGAGGTAAGAAAGAATGTATGCCACGGGTTGGTGATGCTGTTAGAAGTTCGTATGGATCGTTTGTTGCCGCATATGTCACAAATTATAGAGGTAAGTTATTAAAACATGAATTGGTCAatggtaaaatatttaatttattaatttataaaatataacaattttGTTATAGTACTCAATTGAGTTCAAATTAATCACTgtcaaaaagtattttaatcaATTCTTGTTTTTATAGTATATGCTCATACGCACCCAAGACCCCGATCAAGGTGTAGCATTAGAAGCGTCAGAATTCTGGCTATCTCTCGCTGAGCAGAGTATTTGCAAAGAAGTGTTGGCGCCCTATTTAGGGCAGCTAGCTCCAGTATTAGTCCGTGGAATGCGATACTCTGAAATTGATATTATCCTGCTAAAAGGCAATGTTGAGGAGGACGACATGGTGCCTGACCGTGAGGAGGACATACGTCCTCGATTCCACAAATCTCGTACGCACACCCTTAAATCCGGCGAAAGCggtgttgatgatgatgatgatgattttgaTGATGTGTTAGATGATGACAGTTCTCTATCAGAATGGAATTTGAGGAAATGTAGTGCCGCCGCACTGGACGTGTTAGCAAATGTCTTTCGCGAAGAATGTCTACCTATTGTATTGCCCATTCTCAAGGATACTCTGTTTCATCAGGAGTGGGTTATCAAAGAGAGTGGAGTGTTGGCACTGGGTGCTATTGCCGAGGGCTGCATGCAGGGTATGATTCCACATCTACCCGAACTCATACCCTATTTGATCAGTTGTTTGTCGGACAAGAAAGCATTGGTTCGCTCTATAACTTGCTGGACATTATCGCGCTATGCTAACTGGGTAGTAAACCAACCACATGATCAATATTTGAAACCATTAATGGAAGAACTACTAAAACGCATATTAGATTCTAATAAGCGTGTTCAAGAGGCAGCTTGCTCCGCATTCGCTACTCTGGAAGAAGAAGCTTGCACCGAATTGGTGCCATATTTGGAGTATATATTAAAAACTCTTGTATTTGCTTTCTCAAAATATCAAcataaaaatttgcttatacTGTATGATGCAGTTGGCACCCTAGCCGACTCTGTGGGTCACCATCTTAACAAACCACAATATATCGATATTTTGATGCCTCCACTAATTGAAAAGTGGAATTTGCTAAAGGATGACGACAAAGACCTATTTCCTCTTCTGGAATGCCTGTCAAGCATCGCGACAGCTTTACAGTCGGGATTTTTACCATACTGCGATCCAGTTTATCAGCGCTGCATCTCACTTATCGAGCAAACTCTGAATCAAGACATGgtatatttcaaatataaagTATATGAAATCAATAAGTTTAATAAATGAGTTGTTATTTAAAGGCATGTAAAACTAATCCTGGCTTCGAGCATCCAGATAAAGAGCGAATGATTGTTGCATTAGACTTGTTATCAGGCCTCGCAGAAGGTTTAGACGGACATATTGAATCACTAGTCGCCAACAGCAATATTATGCAATTACTTTATCAATGTATGCAAGATGTATTACCAGAGGTAACTATTAATTTCAGCTTAACAAAATGATATCTTTCATTCAAATCtctttattgataattttttattcacagGTGCGACAATCATCGTTCGCATTGTTGGGAGACTTAACTAAAGCTTGTTTTCAACATGTACATCCATTCATGTCGGAATTCTTCCCAATTTTGGGGCAAAATTTGAATCCTGATTACATTTCCGTATGCAACAATGCTACTTGGGCTATTGGTGAAATTTGCATGAAGctgggtaaataaaaatatatattttttaacagtgtGATTAATGCTTAATATAACATTTTCAGGCGAAGAAACTCGGCAGTACATACATCTTGTACTCAATGAACTCTTCGTTATAATAAACAGACCGAACACTCCTAAAACACTGCTGGAAAATACAGGtatgtaattaatatttatgcaaataacTTGAACTGATGGTTAATTTTCCGTTAATTCAACTGTAACTATCTGCTGTCATGCTAGAGAGTGCATGCCTGTTTCATGTCTGTATGCAATTTCGATAAGAACTGCGCTCTTAAACcactttttttaacaattaatcaTTTTGAAGCTTGAAATATGCTGAAACTTCCTCAAGCCGGGATCGacattaaaatacaatttagaCAAGTCGTAGAAAATAGTTGTTACTAATAATCCAGTAAAAgccaaaaagtatttttctcaCAATGTCGCGTATATCCAGATTCTCGAAATCGAACCTAAATGAACATGTTTTAGCTGATGTATTGCATGGAGTAAGCCTTATCTTTACTATTTATAGGGTTTTATAGTTATCggttatatttttacatattttatatgtgAGATGTGAATGATATCGAACAAGGATGAAAAATCTCTAGGATCGTTTGATAGAATTAATCAGCGTAAGATCTATGATCCTCATCACGTGGACGAGGGGATGATATGTAAATACGAACTCCATGAGATTTTTATTAACATGTACGTTTATAAAACGTATTGATTAACAGCGAATATGTCTGATTTGTCTTGGCTATATTAAACGAATAATGGCATCGGCACCCATGAGTGTACAACGACCGTCCACAGTCGTGATGGAAAGGGAAATTTCGAGTTAGAGGAGAACTTTATATCAAATGTAAGAGGGAATGTATTTTGTAACAGGAACGTCAAATGGAGTAAGAAGTGGGATCGGGGGTGTTTCTGAAAAACGTCAGCTTATCtgtaaattaccaaaaaaaatccCGTGTAATagtcaaattaaagatttttctgTATTCTAATAAACATTTCACCTCTTTTTAATTAATcagaaattgataaaaagtgttttgctttggtaattattttatgttggaCGAATAGTTTTTTGGCTGTTTATCAGTTGCACCTAATTGCATAATAATAAACACCTAAAGTGTACGCCATTTGATATAATTTCCTTCATTGTTAAGTTTATTGAATCTTAATACTTGTAAAATGCAGTTGTCTTCCgaagtgtatatatgtaaggtAGCAATCATTGCATACATTAAGAATTGATGGTTTCAGTTGGATAACAAATttcatacttatacatacatttgattAACCATTGCATTGATTAATACATTTATGCAACTTATTTGTATTATTGTGAAACGCATATGTACTATAATTtatgattttcatttatttctgttttttttctgttttttagcaATAACAATCGGTCGTCTAGGTTATGTGTGCCCAGTTGAAGTGGCTCCTTATTTGCCAGAATTTGTACGACAGTGGTGTGTAACACTTTATATATGATTTCTATATGTTTATTACTTTTAACCGAAACAGGCCCTCTAATTTCATCTCACTAATACTCAAGCTTTTTCTATCCTACTACCATCTAAActcaatttgctttttaaaaatagCAAAGCAATCTACACCTcgcattcatataaattttcGTGTAATatgttaaacaaattaaatttcgtACTTGTTTATTATTTGCAAATACAAGTAAGTGTTTTTCGTTGgacttttgtataaaataatttaatatggcTGCGACGTTGGTAGTTATATTCATAATTCAATTGATTAT
This genomic window contains:
- the LOC129240580 gene encoding transportin-1, giving the protein MTWEPQAEGLQQIITILKQSQSPDTATQMAVQLKLEELNQYPDFNNYLIYVLTKLKTEDEPTRSLSGLILKNNIRIHGNNLQPEIIEYIKHECLQAIGDPSPLIRATVGILITTIASNGGLQNWPQLLPSLCDMLDSQDYNVCEGSFSALQKICEDSAEILDSGVLNRPLNVMIPKFLQYFSHNSPKIRSHAIACINQFIVNRSQALMLHIDAFIESLFNLSSDEDHEVRKNVCHGLVMLLEVRMDRLLPHMSQIIEYMLIRTQDPDQGVALEASEFWLSLAEQSICKEVLAPYLGQLAPVLVRGMRYSEIDIILLKGNVEEDDMVPDREEDIRPRFHKSRTHTLKSGESGVDDDDDDFDDVLDDDSSLSEWNLRKCSAAALDVLANVFREECLPIVLPILKDTLFHQEWVIKESGVLALGAIAEGCMQGMIPHLPELIPYLISCLSDKKALVRSITCWTLSRYANWVVNQPHDQYLKPLMEELLKRILDSNKRVQEAACSAFATLEEEACTELVPYLEYILKTLVFAFSKYQHKNLLILYDAVGTLADSVGHHLNKPQYIDILMPPLIEKWNLLKDDDKDLFPLLECLSSIATALQSGFLPYCDPVYQRCISLIEQTLNQDMACKTNPGFEHPDKERMIVALDLLSGLAEGLDGHIESLVANSNIMQLLYQCMQDVLPEVRQSSFALLGDLTKACFQHVHPFMSEFFPILGQNLNPDYISVCNNATWAIGEICMKLGEETRQYIHLVLNELFVIINRPNTPKTLLENTAITIGRLGYVCPVEVAPYLPEFVRQWCTSLRHIRDNDEKDSAFRGMCHMITVNPGGVVPDFIFFCDAVASWVNPPQDLHQMIQKILHGFKTQVGEENWRRFVDQFPQNLSERLVAMYNI